CAACATTAATAATTATGCCTTGTTGGCGATCGCGCATTTGGGGCAATACTCCTTGAATGCACTGAAATACGCTAGTCAAGTTTAAATCTATGACTCGCTGCCAGTCGGCTAGGGGAGTATCTGCGATCGCATTGGTGTAGCCCATCCCAGCATTATTCACCAAAATATCAATCGGACCAAACTCGGCAGCGATCGCAAATATCTGCGATTTTACTAGTTTCGTCTGAGCCAAATCTATGGGATATGCTTTAGCTTTTACTCCCGTTTGCATAGCTGCGTCAGCTACAACTGCCAAATCGCTAGCGGAACGGCTAATGAGGGCTACATCTATCCCTGCCTTGGCAAAAGCGATCGCTGTAGCTTTACCAATGCCGCTACTAGCACCTGTAATTATGGCTCGTTTGGCAATTTCTGGCATAGTTTAATTAGCGCTGTCGGTCATATGTAAAGTTTTGTTACTAAATTTCATTATACAACCCACAAGCTACTAAGAAATTGGTGGGAAAAAAAAATACCAGAGGTTCTCAGCTATAGGCGCACAAAAATCTCCACATCCTGCTCTCTAGGATGATGGGTACTCCATTGTTTTACCAGTCCCTTAGTTTTTGACGTAGAGATAGTAAGTAGCCATAGGAATCACTGTTGCAGCTATGAGTAAGCCTATTACCCAGACTGTAGCATTAGAAGATTTAGTTTCTTCTGCTTTGGCAAATCGGCTCTCAGCATCTACCTTACTCACAATTTTAGGTGGACCTGGATCTTCTTTCCCAGATAGGACAGCTACTAAGCGATCGCGTCCATCCGAAAAGGCTTGATTGTACTTATTCCCTTGTCTGAGAGGTGCTACAACCGTTTCTGAGGCAATACTCTTGGCAATGTCATCAGACATCAAGTCTTTTACCGCCGCCCCAGTTCTAATTCCAGTTGTGTTAGTCACCGTATCTAAAACCAGCACAACTTGATGAGCCTGAGCTTCTTCAG
This genomic window from Merismopedia glauca CCAP 1448/3 contains:
- a CDS encoding SDR family oxidoreductase, yielding MPEIAKRAIITGASSGIGKATAIAFAKAGIDVALISRSASDLAVVADAAMQTGVKAKAYPIDLAQTKLVKSQIFAIAAEFGPIDILVNNAGMGYTNAIADTPLADWQRVIDLNLTSVFQCIQGVLPQMRDRQQGIIINVASIGGQQTFPGWGAYCVSKFGLMALSQTLAAEERSQGIKVTAICPGSVNTPLWDTETVTADFDRQAMLTPEIVAESILHIALLPPTAEISQLTLMPHAGVF
- the psb32 gene encoding photosystem II repair protein Psb32, with product MRYEAQQGQVRLTGILIEMKQLYGRFEGWKQHIGNWLVILFLVLLGTQILPNPAYATGVYEIPPLSGTWLVDKADVFSLLNAGQISGSLEKLAKDTGNEVHMVTIRRLDYGETAQTFADKLFDKWFSTEEAQAHQVVLVLDTVTNTTGIRTGAAVKDLMSDDIAKSIASETVVAPLRQGNKYNQAFSDGRDRLVAVLSGKEDPGPPKIVSKVDAESRFAKAEETKSSNATVWVIGLLIAATVIPMATYYLYVKN